One genomic segment of Mangifera indica cultivar Alphonso chromosome 6, CATAS_Mindica_2.1, whole genome shotgun sequence includes these proteins:
- the LOC123217900 gene encoding receptor-like protein kinase, which yields MKFRLCHLLLLFTFSASLHAVFGLNNEGVALLSLLRRWTSVPYSLRSGWNTSDSTPCNWVGIECDSKNNAVSFNLSSYAISGQLGPEIGHLRELEIIDLSSNDFSGNLPEALGNCSALKCLDLSCNRFTGQIPDNFKHLQFLSALVLNNNSLEGEIPESLFQIPGLQVVLLHFNYFNGSIPSNVCDMGEVELLWLSGNRLSGTIPESIGNCSKLQVLSPDGNNLVGVLPESLNNLKNLEYLNVNNNSLNGSIPSSFRNCKNLKGLSLSHNNFSGKIPPGLGNCSSLRLLELSENRLSGKIPPELGKCKSLEILSLWKNQLEGRIPDELGMLSNLRYLKLSFNNLSGEIPHIKL from the coding sequence ATGAAGTTTAGGTTGTGCCATCTCTTGCTGTTATTTACCTTCTCTGCGTCTTTGCATGCCgtgtttggtttaaataatgAGGGGGTCGCTTTATTGTCACTTTTGAGGCGATGGACCTCGGTGCCATATTCCTTGAGGTCCGGTTGGAATACTTCAGATTCCACTCCATGCAATTGGGTTGGTATAGAATGTGATAGTAAGAATAATGCTGTCTCTTTTAACCTCTCCAGTTATGCAATTTCTGGTCAGCTCGGACCTGAAATTGGTCACTTGAGAGAGTTGGAGATTATTGATTTGAGTTCTAATGATTTCTCTGGTAATTTACCAGAAGCTCTAGGCAATTGTAGTGCACTTAAGTGCTTGGATTTGTCTTGTAATAGATTCACTGGTCAAATACCTGATAATTTCAAGCACTTGCAATTTTTGAGCGCCCTGGttttaaataacaattcttTAGAAGGCGAAATACCCGAATCATTGTTTCAAATTCCAGGTTTACAAGTAGTGCTTTTGCATTTCAACTATTTTAATGGTTCAATTCCTAGTAATGTTTGTGATATGGGTGAGGTTGAACTGTTATGGTTAAGTGGTAATAGGTTATCTGGTACCATTCCAGAGTCTATTGGGAATTGCAGTAAACTGCAAGTGCTTTCTCCGGATGGTAACAATCTAGTGGGTGTTTTGCCAGAGAGTCTAAACAACCTTAAAAATCTTGAGTATTTGAATGTTAACAATAACAGTCTTAATGGTAGCATCCCTTCAAGTTTTCGAAACTGCAAGAATTTGAAGGGATTGTCTTTGTCACATAACAATTTTAGTGGGAAGATTCCACCAGGTTTGGGGAATTGCAGTAGCTTAAGACTTCTTGAGCTTTCTGAAAATCGTTTGTCCGGGAAAATTCCACCAGAATTAGGGAAGTGCAAGTCCTTGGAAATATTGAGCTTATGGAAAAACCAACTTGAAGGTAGAATTCCAGATGAGCTTGGGATGCTGAGTAATTTACGGTATCTTAAACTGTCTTTCAACAATCTATCAGGTGAGATTCCACATATCAAATTGTAG
- the LOC123218921 gene encoding receptor-like protein kinase, with product MSEVQILSLSGNRLSDTIPECVGNCSKLRQLFLDDNNLVGVLPESLNIENLVFLNVSNNDLNGSIPLGSRNCKNLIVLLLSHNNFSGETPPGLGNCSSLAILGLFENRFSGKIPPELGKVKSLVFLLLQANQLEGRIPAELGLLEELSSLDLSENRLSGKIPPELGKCESLKILSLYKNQLEGKIPDELGMLSDLRYLKLSFNNLSGEIPHIVA from the coding sequence ATGAGTGAGGTTCAGATTTTAAGTTTAAGTGGTAATAGGTTATCTGATACCATTCCAGAGTGTGTTGGGAATTGCAGTAAATTGCGACAACTTTTTTTGGATGATAACAATCTAGTGGGTGTTTTACCAGAGAGTCTAAACATtgaaaatcttgtttttttGAATGTTAGCAATAACGATCTTAATGGTAGCATCCCTTTGGGTTCTAGAAACTGTAAGAATTTGATTGTTTTGCTTTTGTCACACAACAATTTTAGTGGGGAGACTCCACCAGGTTTGGGGAATTGCAGTAGCTTAGCAATTCTTGGCCTTTTTGAAAATCGTTTTTCTGGGAAAATTCCACCAGAATTAGGGAAGGTAAAGTCCTTGGTATTCTTACTGTTACAAGCAAACCAACTTGAAGGTAGAATTCCAGCTGAGCTAGGCCTACTTGAAGAGCTCTCTAGTCTTGACCTTTCTGAAAATCGTTTGTCTGGGAAAATTCCACCAGAATTAGGGAAGTGCGAGTCCTTGAAAATATTGAGCTTATATAAGAACCAACTTGAAGGTAAAATACCAGATGAGCTAGGAATGCTGAGTGATTTACGTTATCTTAAACTGTCTTTCAACAATCTATCAGGTGAGATTCCACATATTGTAGCTTAG